In Bombus huntii isolate Logan2020A chromosome 3, iyBomHunt1.1, whole genome shotgun sequence, a single genomic region encodes these proteins:
- the LOC126863837 gene encoding uncharacterized protein LOC126863837 isoform X2 — protein MPTPPTSFFSPECPLSNTTNLRGQTTQRSKSRVEAMLERALIQPQQCSVDPLYNAQNWGIPIWAIDKLQSWLDKIYSSVKDTNHLKQLRHSHQQSSTKDIKVRHLKGPYLKFESFQRNTRPVFVELPVWPTLNFHGDPGSCPFNTKRREKLEKLGKEVKENREGIPAINQEEKKEMTRRPRATVRTRRTEQLASGYCEICRIRYRDLAKHVQSDQHLSFVQNDDNFLSLDKLINAGANVEAFLKLNRGKNIEKDCNLFSNGDRNLHDTVLPEGKVNRNAKSLGDFDVGDIKMVQRNGARRNLSLRLNSSHNLRTRTRHESGHLLRSKGSPWHEADKTEKFYDEFEGFTIKKRAKGTIWIEEDEPGDKYIEEHELKESKQNEYKIKTFSAELEEKCCNEKNCETYNKLKDTNNQDIQRTINCNNEENSIGNDPERIKQEQTLPKNKNHDQINGNIKNGCNENLLSTNDNSCIKPCKVSPGNETLKELTCKLQSENTPSSAKRLSEHNDINTGTICNGHSVRDEQKINRTLNNTEKNEVAKEEKSKCCKSNRRGSRSVRGRHRLSVEERLIEDNRAYYKVEVLGSKLRSSVLSNNNSQCTVQKDGDSEEKKEVPSSEKPVVVRFKRVRKSELSLLSDEAESFMFRELKRDDSSEISDDEQSSVLPRDTESECNVSGNSICPSSFLTSSSPAKLETTEDDSQDSLSLGRARKKRRTQAEALIKDNVDYYKFETPGSRLRYQAPLTGIKENQEKIEGNIVEKGIEIAKVYPSKPSPEVEKMQFSFEAVPKSEPWYQTYQRQDEGAEFWHYFSEGDSQKPFLLPYEIENFHEILIKNQNRAENKRKGRGRSIGCIGRSPRKSPRCHASTLAIMSTIIRKREQQQQQSSNLYTIDECQSIRSHANTPRPDQKTELKSDVDEDLKEMVKSIDEMLNNANDSFELIESFEPDTTQMELNFYEPNIPRGPPPNLLELLDSCHDIVNCLENSSCASSECGEGSVESPLKRRKKRKNRTGWPGIKMKRRLQSKPLADINCDRENLVEKNIGQSEKDCNVQVTNMSNRLTEEGNIKIATSVTSSITQDEQSLGFGQRKDDGRLFEVYTSNISSNTRHDENEKKDVSIAVPDNSMLHTTNAESCTGSLTSDICNETDRNFILNKDYGFRKNLSKIEEMSENDHGNDENHENVFRKDVHSISERRFISNATIKKRQHDNTSSETCESRVELENHEILCRKDAETKIVSRKHHNTNGLPRKRQQKTHSENSDSEIEQHHRLHHHHHHHLHHSNVYKRNRVTSRKRICAKKRTRKTDISSDTVFEDENCKKDSYLSITCRKQQTIKGTKRRADTMSSETQDSEVDCALSGHVSPTIIATSELEQRRSSIEFQPVVRMMKIDDQVEMDHSILSVTIASNRRLRSSSSPRSNTQPPKKRLKTNRGQFRRWLKSS, from the exons ATGCCAACTCCTCCAACATCATTTTTTAGTCCTGAATGCCCCTTGTCTAATACAACCAATCTACGGGGTCAAACTACCCAAAGATCT AAATCGCGGGTGGAGGCAATGTTGGAGCGTGCTCTGATACAGCCACAACAGTGTTCCGTGGATCCACTCTACAACGCTCAAAATTGGGGAATTCCTATTTGGGCAATTGATAAACTTCAGTCTTGGCTTGACAAAATCTACTCATCTGTTAAAGACACGAatcatttgaaacaattaagACACTCACATCAACAGAGTTCAACTAAAGATATAAAGGTCAGACACCTCAAGGGTCcttatttgaaatttgaatcCTTTCAGAG GAATACTAGACCTGTATTTGTTGAACTACCTGTGTGGCCAACATTGAATTTTCACGGTGATCCAGGCTCTTGTCCTTTCAATACGAAGAGACGAGAAAAACTGGAAAAATTAGGGaaagaagtaaaagaaaacagGGAAGGTATTCCGGCTATCAACCAAGAGGAG aaaaaagaaatgactCGGCGACCACGAGCAACTGTCCGCACTCGAAGAACAGAACAATTAGCTTCCGGTTATTGTGAAATTTGCCGTATTAGATATAGAGATCTGGCCAAACATGTGCAAAGCGATCAGCATCTTAGCTTTGTTCAAAATGATGATAATTTCTTGTCTTTGGATAAATTGATCAATGCAGGAGCCAATGTAGAAGCGTTTTTAAAACTAAacagaggaaaaaatataga AAAAGATTGCAATTTGTTTTCCAATGGGGATCGTAATCTTCATGACACAGTATTGCCAGAAGGGAAGGTTAATAGAAATGCAAAAAGTTTAGGGGATTTTGACGTTGGAGACATAAAGATGGTACAACGTAATGGCGCACGTCGGAATCTCAGTTTAAGATTAAACTCCTCTCATAATTTACGTACACGTACAAGACACGAAAGCGGCCATTTATTAAGATCAAAAGGTAGTCCCTGGCATGAAGCCGATAAAACGGAGAAGTTCTATGACGAATTCGAAGGTTTTACTATCAAAAAGCGAGCGAAAGGGACAATTTGGATCGAAGAAGATGAACCAggagacaaatatatagaagAACATGAATTAAAAGAATCTAAGCAAAatgaatacaaaattaaaacattttcggcggaattagaagaaaaatgttGTAATGAGAAAAATTGTGAAACATATAACAAACTTAAAGATACTAACAATCAGGACATACAAAGGacaataaattgtaataacgaagaaaatagtaTTGGAAATGACCCTGAACGCATCAAACAAGAACAAACTCTtccaaagaataaaaatcatGATCAAATTAATGGAAACATAAAAAATGGTTGTAATGAAAATCTTTTAAGCACAAATGATAACAGTTGTATTAAACCTTGTAAAGTTTCGCCTGGAAACGAAACTTTAAAAGAATTGACTTGCAAATTACAGTCAGAAAATACTCCATCAAGTGCAAAAAGGTTATCAGAGCACAATGATATCAATACAGGCACAATCTGTAATGGTCATTCTGTAAGGGATGAacagaaaattaatagaaCACTGAATAATACAGAAAAGAACGAAGTAGCAAAAGAAGAGAAATCAAAATGTTGCAAGTCAAATAGAAGAGGTAGTCGGAGCGTCAGAGGACGGCACAGGTTGTCCGTTGAAGAACGTTTGATTGAAGATAATCGTGCATATTATAAAGTGGAAGTGTTAGGAAGTAAGTTAAGATCGAGTGTATTGTCAAACAATAATTCTCAATGTACAGTTCAAAAGGATGGGGATAgtgaagaaaagaaggaagtgCCATCTAGTGAGAAACCAGTAGTTGTACGATTTAAACGTGTAAGAAAGTCGGAACTATCATTACTAAGCGATGAAGCGGAGTCTTTTATGTTTAGGGAACTTAAACGAGATGATTCGAGTGAAATAAGCGATGACGAACAGAGTAGCGTATTACCAAGGGATACTGAAAGTGAGTGCAACGTTAGCGGCAATTCTATCTGTCCTAGTTCATTCTTAACTTCTAGTTCACCTGCAAAATTGGAAACTACCGAAGACGATTCTCAAGACTCTTTAAGTTTGGGACGAGCTAGAAAAAAAAGACGGACACAAGCAGAAGCGCTGATCAAAGATAATGTTGATTATTACAAATTCGAAACTCCTGGGAGCAGATTAAGGTATCAGGCGCCTCTAACTGGTATTAAAGAAAATCAGGAAAAAATAGAAGGTAATATTGTCGAAAAAGGTATAGAAATAGCAAAGGTGTATCCGTCCAAACCCTCACCAGAAGTTGAAAAAATGCAATTTTCTTTTGAAGCCGTACCAAAGTCTGAACCATGGTATCAAACGTATCAGCGGCAAGATGAAGGAGCAGAATTTTGGCACTATTTTAGCGAAGGGGACTCACAAAAGCCATTTCTTTTACCatatgaaattgaaaattttcacgaaattttgataaaaaacCAAAATAGAGcggaaaataaaagaaaaggtcGCGGACGGAGTATAGGTTGTATTGGACGATCTCCTAGGAAAAGTCCTCGTTGTCATGCTTCCACATTAGCTATTATGTCAACAATTATAAGAAAAAGagaacaacagcaacaacaatcTTCGAATTTGTACACGATAGATGAATGCCAATCCATCAGGTCACATGCAAATACTCCCAGACCTGATCAGAAAACTGAGTTGAAATCTGATGTGGATGAAGATCTAAAAGAAATGGTAAAAAGTATCGACGAGATGCTTAATAACGCAAACGACAGTTTCGAGTTGATTGAATCGTTCGAGCCAGATACAACACAGAtggaattgaatttttatgaacCAAATATCCCAAGAGGACCACCTCCAAACTTGCTTGAATTATTGGACAGTTGTCACGATATTGTAAACTGTTTAGAAAATTCATCATGTGCAAGTTCCGAGTGTGGTGAGGGAAGTGTCGAGTCACCTTTAAAacgaaggaagaagaggaaaaatagAACCGGATGGCCTGGAATTAAAATGAAGAGAAGACTCCAAAGCAAACCTCTGGCAGACATAAACTGTGACAGGGAAAACCTAGTGGAGAAAAATATAGGGCAAAGCGAGAAGGATTGTAATGTGCAGGTCACGAATATGTCTAACAGATTAACGGAAGAaggtaatattaaaatagctACATCCGTTACGAGTTCCATCACACAAGATGAACAGTCATTAGGCTTCGGCCAGAGGAAGGACGACGGACGTTTATTCGAAGTGTATACCTCGAATATTTCTTCTAATACGCGTCACGACGAAAACGAGAAGAAAGACGTAAGTATAGCGGTTCCTGATAATTCCATGTTACATACAACAAATGCTGAATCCTGCACAGGTTCACTTACATCTGATATATGCAACGAGACTGACAGGAATTTCATATTGAACAAAGACTATGGATTCAGAAAAAATTTGTCGAAGATCGAAGAAATGTCAGAAAATGATCACGGAAACGATGAAAATCACGAGAACGTGTTTCGGAAAGATGTTCATTCTATATCGGAACGTCGCTTTATCTCGAACGCAACCATCAAGAAACGACAACATGACAACACATCTTCTGAAACTTGCGAATCTCGTGTAGAACTCGAAAATCATGAGATATTGTGTAGAAAGGACGCCGAAAccaaaattgtttcaagaaaACATCATAATACTAACGGATTACCGAGAAAGAGGCAACAGAAGACTCATTCTGAAAACTCTGACTCTGAAATTGAACAGCATCATCGCCTCCATCATCATCACCATCACCACCTCCACCatagtaatgtatataaaagGAACAGAGTAACTTCGCGAAAACGAATTTGCGCGAAGAAACGGACGAGAAAAACTGACATATCTTCAGATACAGTGTTCGAAGATGAGAATTGTAAAAAGGATTCCTATTTAAGTATTACATGTAGAAAGCAACAAACTATAAAAGGTACAAAACGACGAGCCGATACCATGTCATCGGAAACACAAGATTCTGAAGTCGATTGTGCATTATCGGGACATGTCAGTCCTACGATTATAGCTACTTCAGAACTTGAACAAAGACGTTCGAGTATTGAGTTTCAACCAGTTGTTAGAATGATGAAGATTGACGATCAAGTTGAAATGGACCACAGTATTCTCTCGGTAACGATTGCAAGCAACAGACGGTTAAGAAGTTCCAGTTCTCCGAGATCGAATACTCAACCGccgaaaaaacgtttaaagaCCAACCGTGGTCAATTCAGAAGGTGGTTAAAAAGTAGCTGA